Genomic DNA from Lactuca sativa cultivar Salinas chromosome 8, Lsat_Salinas_v11, whole genome shotgun sequence:
cacaGAGCTCAACCCCCGGCCAGCATAATAACCATTCCTTATTTTACCTTCAATTTCAGCAACCTGGTAATGAAAGAAAAGAAACAAGCAAGTCAATTagtcaaaccaaggaaaaaagtaaaaagtacaaaaaaaaaaggataaaaaagGGTTAGACTTACTTTTGGAATGAAAAATTCAAATGTATTCTCCTTCATGATGTCTTTCAAACCCAAAGCAAGAAACTCCTTCATCCTCTTATACCCATTTTCAGATTTCTTCATAGCCAAACGTCTCAACTGTGCATCTCTTGATAGCATTGAAGATGATTTTCTAGCATCAAATACTTTTGAACGTTTGTATAAGCTTCTTCTGAATAACTGATTTGAAGCATCTCTTTTATCCAGACTTTCAAAATAATCCCTAAGTCCACTTGAATCCTCCACATGACTATCCCTGCTGTCATAAGTTCTGAAAATAGATGTTCTTTCTGTCACCCTTGTTGACTGTGGGACCCGCGTTTTGATCCATATAATATTCGGGAATTTTCGGGTCAAATCTTCAAATTGATTGCAACCTCTTATGTCTACTGTTGATAAACTCGGAAGCATCCCCAAGATTTCTTCAAGCATTGTTGGAGTTATTTTATTGCATCCACGTAGAATTAAGGAAGTGATTTTCTCTTTATTgtaaccattctgaaacacaaattaaatatataagtttataaaaagttTCATTTATTTGTCTTGTGGATGGAAGTTAAACTGACCATTATATTGTGGAAGGAAGAGTCCATGCAATTTGAGACAGAAGACAAGTCAGCTTGTTTAGAGAtacccttgtagaattttacaACTGATCTCCAGTGCTTACATGTCAAATTTGCATAAACAAGGGATTTTATATCAGTTCTAAGGAAATGAAAAACTCGGGCTAACACTTGTCCACTAAGTAGACCCCAATTCTCATTCTTCAACACAGGTTCTTCACAGAATGTAGCATCACCACATAAATCATCAAATCCACATTCATCTTTTTCCAATATCGATGCATCTTCTAATTCATAATCTCCATCAAATCCATCACCTGAAAAAGCCACTTATGGTAAGAAGAAGAAATGAAAATAGAAAACTGAAAGCACAATACAAAAGGAGGACAAAAAGATTCAAAGGAGATTTGATGTTGTAATGTAATAAGAAGAAAAGAAAGTAgaatagtattttttttaataccTGATCTTGAGAATTTGGTATTGATGACTATGTTTTTCTCTATTTCTTTCCTGGGTTGTCTGAGATTAATCCATGGATCTAAAACCTCATTAATGGCAGCAGCAAACTCCCGACTTTTGTAAGACTTCATAATCAGTTCATGAAGCTTTCCTCGAGTATAACCAATAAACTGAGGATGCAAATCATGAAATGAATTAGACTTATTCTCATCATCAACATCAATGTTTCTTGATCCTTCATTTCCAGAGTTGACCGAGTTGACCGGGACCCACAACTTATCAAGCTTCCTGAAAACACTACTATGCTCCTGAACAACACCCTGATCAACCAAAGTCTGAATTTCCGAAAACGCCATTGGCCCCCGTTCATGACCTGCCCCATCAAGATAATACCAATCACCAAGAGGTAACTGAAGGTCATCTTTAGTATAAAGATGATTTTTCGGCATGTTGAGGGGCATAATCGTCTTTCCGGAAAGATCATCATGGTGATGGTTATGGTGGTGGTTGTGAGTGGTTTTCCGGCGAGGAACACTTTCTTCTGATGATCTTTTTGAATGATGACCATGACTATGACTATGACTATGACTAGGCCTTGAGGTTGAAGGGTATCTTTCTTTTCCTCTAGATTTGATTCGAGGCTCAGATACAAAAGATCCATGGTCTTTTACAACACATGTGTTTATTCTGATTACTGGAAGCATCATGCCTTTCACTCCACCTCTTATAGATAAGTTTTTTGAAGTGATCTCATCCGTTGGATTAAAAGCCCATGATGGAAGATCGAGTCTTTTGTTATGGGAAGAATGATATAACTCATCTTTTTGATGCCTACGTGGATCTTCATCACCTGATTTTGGCATTTGGCATAAAGCATATCCATCATTGAGAACCAATTTCTTTTTTAAAGATTTATTATCTTGATTAATGTCATCCATTCTTCTCCAGTCACCCCCTTTGCATGACCACTTGCCTGAAAACCAGTCACAAGAATCTCCAAATTCGGATTCAGATGGTGTAATAATTTCTTTAGATGGAAGCTCAGGTTGAGTAGATATGTCAAGATTATCATAATCACCTGTAAAAACAATTACTTTAgttaaaaacatgattttttcCATTTTGGGTTATATCTTGAAAGAAATATAATGTTTCCTGTTCCGAAAAGATTCttgttaaaaacatgatatttcCATTTTTGTAGAATGATAGGAGTAGAAGAGTAGACTAATTTGATGTAAAAAGATGGAgccttttttgattttttttcatctTCAGATAATTTCAGAAAATGATATGCTGCTAATGATAACAAAAGAAAAGGTTTTATCAAGAGAAAAGGAAAAAGAAGGGACTATTTAATGTTTGGGCTAGATTTAGCAATTTGAAGTGTAGAACAGAATATGACGTGTCAGGTGAGATATATTCTAGAAAGGTGGGTGACAACTAGTGATAGATTTGTTGACCATGTTTGACCATGATGTCATTTTAAATGAGATGACAAGTACAAAAAAGAGAATCACAAAATCTGAAAAAACAGTACCTTCAGAATATCCCCACGTCTGCAGCTCACCATTCGCAAAAGTTATCTGCAGCACTTCTGCAGGAAATTAaattaaaaaggtaaaaaaaaggaaaaaaaaaatattgttaaaaTAAAGATAAGAAATTGAAGAAGTTTGAtggtaaataaaagaaaaaaaaacaattaattaccagcAACAGTCTCAAGCTCTCTGCCTGGAATCCTGGGAACCCCATCAAAGAGTGCTTCAACTCTTTGGTCAATGCGaagaccttgactttgactttgaccttgaccttcTTCAGACTCTAGCTCTTTACTTTTACTTGTTTCAGCAGAAACAGCCTCTTCACCTAACTGGTTACTAATTGGACCCAACTCACCAACATCTACTAACAAATTTCCAGGTGCTTCAGGGGGATTAACCAACTCAGTAACAGAATCAAGAAAACTGGAAGAAAAATTTGCTGTTGCTACTGGTGAAACTGCATTTTCAACAGTTACCCATCTTTGACTATCCACATGTTTGACCAAGTGATCTGAAACAAGAAAGCCTTCTTTTACAAGAATCTTTAGGTCGCTTAGTCTGGATGGCCCCTGTTCTACACCATGATAATCCAAGTAGCACCATTTTCCGGTTGTTGAAATTGAAACTGTTGCATCTGCTTCAGGAACATGTGGTGGGGTATCACATATATCCATGTCTTcttccatggaaatctgttcttCACCAGCTCCATTGACCTCCTGGGGTTGCTTCAAGTCTTCCTTTTGTAATGTTGGACGAGCATTTTTCTCATCAGAAGCATCCAGAGTGGTTCTTGTTTCAGAATCTTTAGACAAGATCTGTGGCTCCCTTGAATTCACTTTCTCTTCTTGGCTTCTACTCTCATAATGATTCTTCCTTTTTTCACTTGAACCGGTTTTTCGAGCAGTTTCGCGTTCGGAATAACTCGGGCTTCGGTTTCTGTGATCATAATGACGATTTCGCCCGTAGGGAGACCTATCGCGGCGGGCCGGGCTCCGGTCATGCTGACGTGGACGGTCATGCTGACGTGGGGACCGCTCAGGATGACGTGGACTATTATTATGCCTGTCGTAAGATGGTCTAGAAGAAAGTGGAGATTCACAGTTTCTGGAGTATCTTTCTGATGGGACATTTCGTGTAGAGAGAGAACTTTTGTAAGAATGTTCAGTGTTGTATGTGGATCGGCTTCCATCATCAGAAATTCTTCGACTTTTGTAAGGTGTGTAATCGTTGAACTCACCATGGTGTTTTCTGTCATTGATATCTGTATGAACACTGTGGCGCTTCAAGCGTTTCCCTAAAGGGAAGTCTCTTGGATGGGTTTTACCGTTGCTGAATTCTTCCTTTAATGGCCCTTCATCGTCTACTATTTTTGAACTCATCCGTGGGGTTCTCTCTCTGCTGTTGTTTTCCCACCTTGCAGACTTCTTGGAATACTGGTTTCCATTTCTGTTGCAATCTTTTTCACCTGAATACTTGCCAGGTGTCCGTTGTTTCCATCCTTTATCTTTGGCAGAATCATGTCGGCGAGTTTTCAAGTAGCCAATTTCGTCTCTAACTACTTCATTTCTCTGCCAACGGTCTGGGATGAATTCACCTTTTTCCATTTCATCTTTACCTCCTTTTGATAGCGTGCTTTCGGGACTGTGAAACTCTCTTCTCCTATTTGAGTAATCTAGACTTTGCAACCCGCCTTTACGCCATTTTCCTGGAACAAACTCGCCCTTCTCCACCTCCCCTTTTCTCCACCTATCCGCTACAAACTCCCCCTTCTCAATTTCACTCTTGATTTCAAACTTTCTAGGTTTTTCAGGGATGAACACTCCATTCTCCCAGGAGCCCAATTCACCTTCTTCTACTTCTTCCTTGTTGTGTCCGTTCCCAGCAGCTTTATCGTCTCTCTCTTCTACTGAAAAGTCTTCACTATCATCATCACACAGCTCTCCTGATTTTAAAGGAAACTTATCTCTTCTCGCCAGCTTCATTTTTACGTTGTCTTCTGTAACGTTGATATTGAACTTACCACCGTCATTACCGCCGCAAAATGTCTCAGGAATAGAGAATCGCAGCGAAGGAACACATGCAACACCTCCATCGCCCATGGAAATACTATCTCGCAATGCCGAAAAAGCAAAACCCTAGCTTTTCTCCCCTTCACCGGGGCTCTCGATGCTCATACTTCAACGAAAAATCTTCGCAAAATCTTCACGGAAAAACCTCTGTATCCAGTCAATCAAGAAACAAAAAATCAAAACCGAGTCAGCAACCAATCGAACACAATGTAGGGTTTCgattaataaaaaaatacatatgcATGAACACACACAATCGCCAAATTCAAACCAAAATCAATACCGGATTCACCGAAATCAGTGAAAGTTACTCCGAATTGCAAGCCCTAGAATCCAGAAACAAAACTTACAAGAGAAATTCACCCAACTGAAACGCTGGATCGGAACGTAACGAATCTTCACCGCTTTTTTTCAATGAACAAAGAGTTAAATCAACAGATCGATTAAGCAAAGACGAAAAACGAATAGCTGAAGATGAATTTGTGCCTTCAAATCTTCGTTTCTGTGTACAAAAAATCGATTTGAGAGTTGCGGTGTGGGAGACGaacacaaaacttttttttgttgTTGAATGAAAATTCTTTGTTTTCCGTTCGCTACCCCCTTTTATTTATCGACCCACACCACCGGGTACCGTATCCGTATGTAAATTGTAATCTGGTCAAGGACGAGGGTAAATCGGTCTTTTACTTATCGGCAAACTTCTTGTGATTTTGTTTACTTGTAATTTAAAAGTTTAACTATCATAATTTGACTTGAAATATTAATTTATGTAATATGGATTATGTAATATATATGATCATTTCATATAGCAAGTTTAATATGTATTAtcattttggtaaaaaaaaagttatagaaAATTATAAAGAAgaataataaatgttttatatatataccaTTTTCGTCCATTGTATAGATGATTAAATAATGTTAAATAGATTGATAAGATGATATAAtatattttatagttttataattaatgttaatatatttaattatttgaagTTGTTTTGTATTTAGGGTTTTggtttaaattaaaagttttaagtttacatttttaaacgatttttttgtttgatttgtttAAAACTAAAAGTGTTTAAAGATTTAAAAAACTTGTTGCTCAACGTGCCCTTAAATAATATATGTATGTAGTCAAACCAACTTTATCTTACAAATAACAATATAGTTATTTGTTGTCGAAAATTAAACAAAATCTTTGAACACTGATATTAATAttgtatttatttcaatttattacgTTGATAATATGATAATAGTCTATTAATATATTTTCCTTGATCGCAATAATATAATGGATACTATATTGATAAGAATATGGAAACACTTCTAATATTCAAACGGTCCTCATATATTGtgtatgttttataaaatttgaaatataccgcttattgttatatttaatagtttttggcgccgttctaaaaaaattataattttgggGGAAAAAATTTGTATAGATATGCATCTTAAGAGATCCATGTTGCTCTAAATTGATTTAACAGTAAGAAAAACTAATTTCATAATCAATTTATAGTATGTTGATAACAGTAGTAATGTGATTGAGTCAACTACTTGACTACTTATATTACTTGATGAAAACTTGATCATTTAGTCTTAACATGAAATCATAATCAGTATATGAGAAATTCTTTATCCTTTAAAGAGTTATTGATATGACGGAGACACAAAAATTATGTTGAAACAGACACATACAAAGCAAAAGTTTAGAAAGCACAAAAGGTCTTTTGTAAACATGAGGTTGAATAGGTAACATTCTTAAATTTGGGCCATAAATATGAACATGTTTGTATCAATatcatatatatcatatataactTAAGATAACTTTTGTTGATTTTTCGTGACGATAGCGATTCAATGCTACATCTTGTGCCTAATTAAGCTTTATTTAAGAGTAATGGAGTATAGGAGTCCTTCAACTTTTGATGTGGCTTTCAATTGTGGGAGACTCGATGTTTGGTTGCGGTTACAGTTTATATTTGTTTAATGACAATTTTTGATCTTTCATGCTTATTGAGTTCCTATGTAATTCACGATTATCATGtgtatatttgtttaatgttAAATAGATTGATAAGATGATCTAATATATTTGAAGCTGTTTTGTATTTAGGGTTTTggtttaaattaaaagttttaagcTTGTAtttttaaacaatattttttgtttgatttgtttAAAACTAAAAGTTTTTAAAGATTTCAAAAACATGCTCCTCAACATGCCCTTAAATAATATATGTATGTGGTCAAACCAAGTTTATGTTA
This window encodes:
- the LOC111890623 gene encoding histone-lysine N-methyltransferase ATXR3, producing MGDGGVACVPSLRFSIPETFCGGNDGGKFNINVTEDNVKMKLARRDKFPLKSGELCDDDSEDFSVEERDDKAAGNGHNKEEVEEGELGSWENGVFIPEKPRKFEIKSEIEKGEFVADRWRKGEVEKGEFVPGKWRKGGLQSLDYSNRRREFHSPESTLSKGGKDEMEKGEFIPDRWQRNEVVRDEIGYLKTRRHDSAKDKGWKQRTPGKYSGEKDCNRNGNQYSKKSARWENNSRERTPRMSSKIVDDEGPLKEEFSNGKTHPRDFPLGKRLKRHSVHTDINDRKHHGEFNDYTPYKSRRISDDGSRSTYNTEHSYKSSLSTRNVPSERYSRNCESPLSSRPSYDRHNNSPRHPERSPRQHDRPRQHDRSPARRDRSPYGRNRHYDHRNRSPSYSERETARKTGSSEKRKNHYESRSQEEKVNSREPQILSKDSETRTTLDASDEKNARPTLQKEDLKQPQEVNGAGEEQISMEEDMDICDTPPHVPEADATVSISTTGKWCYLDYHGVEQGPSRLSDLKILVKEGFLVSDHLVKHVDSQRWVTVENAVSPVATANFSSSFLDSVTELVNPPEAPGNLLVDVGELGPISNQLGEEAVSAETSKSKELESEEGQGQSQSQGLRIDQRVEALFDGVPRIPGRELETVAEVLQITFANGELQTWGYSEGDYDNLDISTQPELPSKEIITPSESEFGDSCDWFSGKWSCKGGDWRRMDDINQDNKSLKKKLVLNDGYALCQMPKSGDEDPRRHQKDELYHSSHNKRLDLPSWAFNPTDEITSKNLSIRGGVKGMMLPVIRINTCVVKDHGSFVSEPRIKSRGKERYPSTSRPSHSHSHSHGHHSKRSSEESVPRRKTTHNHHHNHHHDDLSGKTIMPLNMPKNHLYTKDDLQLPLGDWYYLDGAGHERGPMAFSEIQTLVDQGVVQEHSSVFRKLDKLWVPVNSVNSGNEGSRNIDVDDENKSNSFHDLHPQFIGYTRGKLHELIMKSYKSREFAAAINEVLDPWINLRQPRKEIEKNIVINTKFSRSGDGFDGDYELEDASILEKDECGFDDLCGDATFCEEPVLKNENWGLLSGQVLARVFHFLRTDIKSLVYANLTCKHWRSVVKFYKGISKQADLSSVSNCMDSSFHNIMNGYNKEKITSLILRGCNKITPTMLEEILGMLPSLSTVDIRGCNQFEDLTRKFPNIIWIKTRVPQSTRVTERTSIFRTYDSRDSHVEDSSGLRDYFESLDKRDASNQLFRRSLYKRSKVFDARKSSSMLSRDAQLRRLAMKKSENGYKRMKEFLALGLKDIMKENTFEFFIPKVAEIEGKIRNGYYAGRGLSSVKDDIRRMCREAIKAKNRGDAKDMNRIITLFIRLATSLEDRSKFSIEKDSLMKNWKDDSFSPPGFCSSTSFKSKKVNRERKYTSDREIKRRLSKLNRKSPDSATDTSNDGSRSSEETETDSETSSSNTNSDPETRSESGPGPDYITQDDGFGLDPWVDDREWGARMTKASLVPPVTRKYEVIDHYVIVTDHENVERKMQVTLPDDYSEKVIAQKNGTEESDMDFPEVKDYKPRKQLGDEVIEQEVYGIDPYTHNLLLDSMPQDSDWHLLDKHVFIEDVLLRTLNKQVRGFTGSGNTPMKYSLKPVIEDIFKTAKEGHDSRIAELCQYMLKAMSSRPDDNYVAYRKGLGVVCNKETGFTEDDFVVEFLGEVYPAWRWFEKQDGVRALQKDSKEPAPEFYNIYLERPKGDGDGYDLVVVDAMHKANYASRICHSCRPNCEAKVTAVDGQYQIGIYSVRPIVYGEEVTFDYNSVTESKEEYEASVCLCGSQVCRGSFLNLTGEGAFQKVLKECHGILNRHQLMLEACEANSVSEEDYIELSKAGLGSCLLSGLPYWLVAYAARLVRFIHFERTKLPEVILTHNLEEKRKYFTDICMDTERNEAEIQAEGVFNQRIQNLALTLDKVRYVMKKVFGDPKEAPPLVEKLTPKEVISFIWKGEGSFVDELIQSIAPHMEDGHLTELRSSIRSHDPSSSDDIQTALRKSLLWLRDEVRNLPCSYKCRHDAAADLIHIYAHTKYFFRIREYETVVSPPVYISPLDLGPKAAVKVGPGLHEYRKTYGKNYCLGQLIFWHNQAYAEPDSNLIRAARGCLSLPEIGSFYAKLQKPSPQRVYGPRTVKSMLSRMEKQPQRAWPKDKIWSFKSCPKVLGSPMLDALLNKSPLDKDLVHWLKHRPAIYQAMWDR